Part of the Caulobacter sp. SL161 genome is shown below.
GGGTCGCCGGTGACCACCATGCGGGCGCCTTCGCCGATGCGGGTCAGCACCATCTTCATCTGCAGGCGCGAGCAGTTCTGGGCCTCGTCGACGATGACGAAGGCGTGGGCGAGGGTGCGGCCGCGCATGAAGGCGATCGGGGCGACCTCGATCTCCAGCTTCTCGCGACGGCGGCGCAGCTGGTCGGCGCCCATGATGTCGGTCAGGGCCTCCCAGACCGGCGCCATATAGGGATCAACCTTCTCGTTCAGGTCGCCCGGCAGGAAGCCGAGTTTTTCGCCGGCCTCGACGGCGGGGCGGGTGACGATCAGGCGATCGACCTCACCGCGCATCAGCATGCCCGCGCCATGGGCCACGGCCAGGAAGGTCTTGCCGGTGCCGGCGGGACCCAGGCCAAAGACCAGCGGATGGCTCGCCATCCTCTCCAGGTACTGGGCCTGGCTCTTGGTCTTGGGCGAGACATTGCCCTTGCGCACCGCGCGGGGCGAGGCCTGGCCGCTGGTCTCGTGGGCGCCGCCGATGGCGATCCGCACGTCGGCCTCGACCACCTCGTCGCCGGCGTCAGCGCGGGCCGCCAGGGTCTGCAAAGCGCGCTTGGCGCTGGTGCGGCCGCGCGCGTCGCCGGTGAGGGTGACGCCGCCGCCCGGCGTCTCGATCAGCACCTTGAAGGCGTCTTCGATCAGGGCCGCGTGACGGCCGCCGGGACCAGAGACGGCGTGGACCGCGTCGTCGGACAGCGGCAGGAACTCAGGGGTGCGGCTCAAGCGGTCTCCAGAACGGGTTCGAGCCGGCCCGCCAGGCTCATCTTGGCGGCGCTCTCGATATGGACGGGAACGATCGTCCCGATCAGCTGCTCGCCGCCCTCGGCGTGGACGGCCTGTAGATAGGGGCTGCGGCCGACGATCTGGCCCGGGTGGCGGCCCGCCTTCTCGAACAGCACCGGCAGCACCTTGCCGACCTGGCTGGCGTTGAAGGCGCGCTGCTGCTCGTCGAGGAGCTGGTTCAGGCGCTCCAGCCGCTCGGCCTTGACCGCTTCGTCCACCTGGCCGGGCATGGCCGAGGCCGGCGTGCCGGGACGGCGCGAATACTTGAACGAGAAGGCCGAGGCGAAGCCGACCTCGCGGACCAGCTCCAGCGTCTTTTCGAAGTCGCCGTCGCGCTCGCCGGGGAAGCCGACGATGAAGTCGCCGCTCATGGCGATATCGGGCCGCGCGGCGCGGATCTTCTCGATCAGCTTCACATAGCTTTCGGCCGTATGGTCGCGGTTCATGGCCTTGAG
Proteins encoded:
- a CDS encoding PhoH family protein; amino-acid sequence: MSRTPEFLPLSDDAVHAVSGPGGRHAALIEDAFKVLIETPGGGVTLTGDARGRTSAKRALQTLAARADAGDEVVEADVRIAIGGAHETSGQASPRAVRKGNVSPKTKSQAQYLERMASHPLVFGLGPAGTGKTFLAVAHGAGMLMRGEVDRLIVTRPAVEAGEKLGFLPGDLNEKVDPYMAPVWEALTDIMGADQLRRRREKLEIEVAPIAFMRGRTLAHAFVIVDEAQNCSRLQMKMVLTRIGEGARMVVTGDPTQVDLLNPRDSGLAHAVSILEGVEGVAVSRFTASDVVRHPLVERIVKAYDADAAQSTPR